In Cryptomeria japonica chromosome 10, Sugi_1.0, whole genome shotgun sequence, a genomic segment contains:
- the LOC131036708 gene encoding linamarin synthase 1, which translates to MDRVRGHALLLPFPAQGHINPLMQLANILVANHIVVTFVNTDFIEKLLNPTSTQYMKFVSFPDGLPPDHVRTLKLPEFCESLQKHAPFHVHNIVEKIMQSVCLPPLTIIVADGVFSFTQQIADNFGVPRVAFWTTSACGFSAYYYMPLLIEQGYIPLKDDSGSCKNDVITCIPEMEALRVKDLPSFLTVTDAEDYMFQYLLREAQNTHQASLVLLNTFQELEEPVLNDLNAKFNNKVLSIGPLLLSSEGYGDGIAGTERSIWKEEKSCLEWLDKQKESSVIYVCFGSITVLSDEEIVEFAWGLEASNQPFLWAIRPDLLQGKSAVLPGKFMERTKERGFFVSWAPQIRVLCHLSVGGFLTHSGWNSTLESISSGVPMICWPFFAEQPTNRRFVDDVWKVGYEMRENVVREEVEALVRKLMNLGDEQSREMRVRLKQFKDKAITSVKEGGASYKNMQEFLRQMQIKIGN; encoded by the exons ATGGATCGTGTTAGAGGCCATGCACTGCTGCTTCCTTTTCCTGCACAGGGCCACATTAATCCCCTTATGCAATTAGCCAACATTCTCGTTGCCAACCATATTGTGGTAACGTTTGTTAACACAGATTTTATAGAGAAGCTGTTGAATCCTACGTCTACTCAGTACATGAAGTTCGTGAGCTTCCCAGACGGTCTTCCGCCTGATCATGTCCGCACTTTGAAGTTGCCCGAATTTTGCGAGTCCCTGCAAAAGCATGCCCCATTTCACGTCCACAATATTGTTGAAAAGATTATGCAATCGGTCTGCCTGCCTCCGCTGACAATAATCGTTGCAGACGGGGTATTCTCTTTTACTCAGCAGATCGCCGACAACTTTGGCGTACCCAGAGTTGCCTTTTGGACAACTAGTGCCTGCGGTTTCTCTGCCTATTATTATATGCCCCTCCTCATTGAACAAGGCTATATCCCGCTAAAAG ATGATAGTGGTAGCTGCAAGAACGACGTCATCACTTGTATTCCTGAAATGGAAGCTCTGCGTGTGAAAGATCTGCCCAGCTTTCTCACAGTAACCGATGCTGAGGATTATATGTTTCAGTACCTGCTGAGGGAGGCGCAAAACACTCACCAGGCTTCCTTAGTTTTGCTCAACACTTTTCAAGAGTTAGAAGAACCCGTGTTGAACGATCTGAATGCTAAATTCAATAACAAAGTGCTCTCCATCGGTCCACTTTTGCTCAGCTCTGAAGGCTATGGCGATGGGATCGCAGGCACAGAACGCAGCATATGGAAAGAAGAAAAGTCGTGTCTGGAGTGGCTGGACAAGCAAAAAGAATCATCAGTAATATATGTGTGCTTCGGAAGCATCACTGTGTTATCAGATGAAGAGATTGTGGAGTTCGCATGGGGATTGGAGGCAAGTAATCAGCCATTCTTGTGGGCTATCCGTCCTGATCTTCTCCAAGGCAAGTCTGCCGTTCTGCCTGGTAAGTTTATGGAGAGAACCAAGGAGCGAGGCTTTTTCGTTAGCTGGGCACCACAAATTAGGGTTCTATGTCATCTCTCTGTGGGAGGGTTTCTTACGCACAGTGGATGGAACTCAACACTTGAAAGCATAAGCTCGGGCGTGCCCATGATATGCTGGCCTTTCTTTGCAGAGCAGCCGACAAACAGGAGATTTGTAGATGATGTTTGGAAGGTGGGTTATGAGATGAGGGAAAATGTTGTAAGAGAAGAGGTGGAAGCGTTGGTGAGGAAGTTGATGAATTTGGGAGATGAGCAGAGCAGAGAGATGAGAGTTAGACTGAAGCAGTTCAAAGACAAGGCAATTACTTCAGTCAAAGAGGGCGGAGCTTCCTACAAGAATATGCAGGAATTTTTAAGGCAGATGCAGATCAAGATAGGCAATTGA